The window TAGCAATCTTTAATAGAAATCCTCAAACTGGAGAATTAAAGTTTGTTAAAACATTACCAGTTCCAGAACCAAGTTGTATTTTATTCGTCGTATAATCAAAAAGCACCCAAAGGTGCTTTTTTTATAGTTTGGATGCAATTAGTTTCGCTACTAAGAAATATGGTAAGCGTGAAAGTGTTTGATGGTCCCCTAATACACGTCGATCCCAACCATCTACTTTTAATTCATCTGCTCCATAAATAAATGGATAAAAATTAAGTTTTCTATATTGTGCAAAAGCTTCTACAGCAGCAACTTCCATTTCTACTGCAATACAACCTTGACTGATTCTTTCTTCATAAATAGCTTTAGTCTCTCTAAAAATAGCATCAGTTGTCCAAGTATAACCAGTTACAAAATCAATATTTGTATCTTTTAATATTTGTTCGATTTTCTGATAATTTCTTATATCAATAAAGTCACTTGCTGGAACATAGTGATAACTTGTTCCTTCATCTCGATACGCTTTTGAAGGAACAATAATTTTACCTACAGTTAGTTCTTTTTTTAATACGCCACATGTTCCGTATAAAATAATATTTTCAATATCAAACGCATAAACGATTTCTTCTAAATTTCCAACAGCAATCGGTGCACCAATTTGAGATATATAAAATAACGTGTTAGGGTCATCTAATAACTTATAAACTGGATATCTCCCACGAGCAGATCCAAATGCATAATCACAAAATGGTTCAATTAGTTTTTCT of the Acholeplasma hippikon genome contains:
- a CDS encoding nucleoside phosphorylase, with the protein product MAIENTYRDSEEILKVEYLFEKTPYKFKNLIITFQAKVLERLIEEKLIEPFCDYAFGSARGRYPVYKLLDDPNTLFYISQIGAPIAVGNLEEIVYAFDIENIILYGTCGVLKKELTVGKIIVPSKAYRDEGTSYHYVPASDFIDIRNYQKIEQILKDTNIDFVTGYTWTTDAIFRETKAIYEERISQGCIAVEMEVAAVEAFAQYRKLNFYPFIYGADELKVDGWDRRVLGDHQTLSRLPYFLVAKLIASKL